In a single window of the Acidimicrobiales bacterium genome:
- a CDS encoding mechanosensitive ion channel family protein — MIFAATTPLISGQNDQGYIHDLLRQYGASEFLARTVQFVVVRPLEIILILVIAWLASRLGARVAKRTLRSLSNRTRLESLSPRASLRIETIGSLVASLWRAVVWIVAALTILGVLGINLTPILAGATVIGAALGFGAQSMVRDFLSGFFIIAEDQYGVGDAIAVGDTQGTVEEVNLRVTRLRSVDGTVWYLPNGEIRRVGNSSIQWSRALVDIVVPYGTDIDRATEVVADEGSAVASDPAWSSMCLGPPEVWGVNSMDHESITIRLVVRTTTSQKDTVARAMRSRISARLQREGIVAPGPGS; from the coding sequence GTGATCTTCGCTGCGACCACACCCCTGATCAGCGGTCAGAACGACCAGGGCTACATCCACGACCTCCTCCGCCAATACGGAGCCAGCGAGTTCTTGGCCCGCACCGTCCAGTTCGTCGTCGTCCGTCCTCTCGAGATCATCCTCATCCTCGTCATCGCCTGGCTGGCCTCCCGGCTCGGCGCCAGGGTGGCGAAGCGGACGCTGCGCTCGCTCAGCAACCGGACACGACTGGAGTCCCTCTCACCGCGAGCCTCGCTCCGCATCGAGACGATCGGCTCCCTGGTCGCCAGCCTCTGGCGTGCCGTGGTCTGGATCGTCGCGGCCCTGACCATCCTGGGCGTGCTCGGGATCAACCTCACGCCCATCCTGGCCGGGGCCACGGTCATCGGGGCTGCCCTCGGCTTTGGCGCCCAGAGCATGGTGCGCGACTTCCTCTCCGGCTTCTTCATCATCGCCGAGGACCAGTACGGAGTCGGCGACGCCATCGCCGTGGGTGACACCCAGGGCACCGTCGAAGAGGTCAACCTGCGGGTCACCCGTCTCCGGTCGGTCGATGGCACGGTCTGGTATCTGCCCAACGGCGAGATCCGACGGGTCGGCAACTCGTCGATCCAGTGGTCCCGCGCCCTGGTCGACATCGTCGTGCCGTACGGAACCGACATCGATCGGGCCACCGAGGTGGTCGCCGACGAGGGATCGGCGGTCGCGTCGGATCCGGCGTGGTCCTCCATGTGCCTGGGCCCGCCCGAGGTCTGGGGTGTGAACTCTATGGACCACGAGTCGATCACCATCCGACTCGTGGTCAGGACCACCACGTCGCAGAAGGACACCGTCGCCCGCGCCATGCGAAGCCGCATCAGCGCCCGCCTGCAGCGCGAGGGCATCGTCGCTCCCGGTCCCGGGAGTTAG
- the rodA gene encoding rod shape-determining protein RodA, translating to MALRVLDQPTRARSRTTIFQHVDVVLAVATLAVAAMGVVMVYSATRGKLELAGADPRFYLKKQLLYAVIGVVVMVVVMLIDYHRFEFLGVIAYGAVLLGLLAVLSPLGRSALGSQRWFQVGSFQLQPSAFASLALILAMAAYLRRHQGAIMLRHVIVLLVMAGIPILLVYRQPDLGTAMVMAASLLVMMVVAGVRGRYLAALGLLAVVLIVAVVQLGVLKQYQVQRLTSFVHQTPAGQTTPAAQGGNTSSNQSQQSTYNLAQSKIAIGSGGTTGKGLFNGSQTNLNYVPEQQTDFIFTAVGEQLGFLGAASLLALFGIILWRILRIAQMARDNLGTLLSGGVLGLIGLSVFQNAGMTMGIMPITGIPLPFMSYGGSATIAFFAAIGIVLNVGMRRFR from the coding sequence GTGGCTTTACGCGTCCTGGACCAACCGACCCGGGCTCGGAGCCGCACGACCATTTTCCAGCACGTCGACGTGGTGCTCGCCGTCGCCACCTTGGCCGTGGCCGCGATGGGCGTGGTGATGGTCTACTCGGCGACCAGAGGCAAGCTGGAGCTCGCCGGCGCCGATCCCCGCTTCTATCTGAAGAAGCAGCTCCTCTACGCCGTCATCGGCGTGGTGGTCATGGTCGTCGTGATGCTCATCGACTACCACCGGTTCGAGTTCCTGGGCGTCATCGCCTACGGCGCCGTCCTCCTGGGCCTGCTGGCGGTGCTGAGCCCGCTGGGGCGCAGCGCCCTCGGGTCCCAGCGCTGGTTCCAGGTGGGCTCTTTCCAGCTGCAGCCCTCGGCCTTCGCCAGCCTCGCCCTCATCCTGGCCATGGCCGCGTACTTGCGACGGCACCAGGGCGCCATCATGCTCCGCCACGTCATCGTCCTGCTGGTGATGGCCGGTATCCCGATCCTTCTCGTCTACAGGCAGCCGGACCTGGGGACGGCCATGGTGATGGCCGCATCCCTGCTGGTCATGATGGTGGTGGCGGGGGTCAGAGGGCGCTACCTGGCCGCGCTCGGGTTGCTCGCCGTGGTCCTCATCGTCGCCGTCGTGCAGCTGGGGGTGCTCAAGCAGTATCAAGTTCAACGGCTCACCTCTTTCGTGCACCAGACACCGGCCGGCCAGACGACGCCGGCTGCCCAGGGCGGGAACACCAGCAGCAACCAGAGCCAGCAGTCGACCTACAACCTGGCCCAGTCGAAGATCGCCATCGGCTCGGGGGGTACCACCGGCAAGGGTCTGTTCAACGGTTCCCAGACCAACCTCAACTACGTGCCCGAGCAGCAGACCGACTTCATCTTCACGGCCGTCGGTGAGCAGCTGGGCTTCCTCGGCGCCGCCTCGTTGCTGGCGCTGTTCGGGATCATCCTCTGGCGCATCCTCCGGATCGCCCAGATGGCGCGGGACAACCTGGGCACGCTGCTGTCCGGGGGAGTGCTCGGCCTGATTGGCCTGTCGGTGTTCCAGAATGCCGGCATGACGATGGGTATCATGCCGATCACGGGTATCCCACTGCCTTTCATGAGTTACGGCGGATCAGCGACCATCGCCTTCTTCGCCGCCATCGGGATCGTGCTCAATGTGGGCATGCGGCGATTCCGCTGA